One window from the genome of Faecalibacterium sp. HTF-F encodes:
- a CDS encoding threonine/serine exporter family protein has product MMQVLSQLLSAALGSVGFGLIFNLNRRYLPAAAVGGFLAWLAYLLADHALSSVFLANLLAGFCAALYAEILARCCNAPSTPFFITSAIPLIPGSTLYYCMNAVVSSDLRAAEHFGEQTFLAALGIASGMAIAWCLADLSRKLHVLLVRARK; this is encoded by the coding sequence ATGATGCAGGTCTTATCGCAGTTGCTCAGCGCAGCTTTGGGCTCTGTCGGCTTCGGGCTGATCTTCAACCTGAACCGGCGCTACCTGCCTGCCGCCGCTGTGGGCGGGTTTCTGGCGTGGCTGGCCTACCTGCTGGCCGATCATGCGCTGAGCAGCGTCTTTCTTGCAAATCTGCTGGCCGGTTTTTGTGCCGCCCTCTATGCCGAGATCCTTGCCCGGTGCTGCAATGCGCCTTCCACGCCGTTTTTCATCACATCGGCCATTCCCCTCATCCCCGGCAGCACGCTTTACTACTGCATGAATGCGGTGGTCTCCAGCGATCTGCGGGCGGCAGAGCACTTTGGGGAGCAGACTTTTCTGGCCGCCCTCGGCATTGCAAGCGGCATGGCGATCGCGTGGTGTCTGGCAGATCTGAGCCGGAAGCTCCATGTGCTTCTGGTCCGGGCCCGCAAGTGA
- a CDS encoding AI-2E family transporter, with protein sequence MEPKTKQYLLVTVVGVTLFVALLRLSTVLAFAAELVDLVLPILAGGILALFINVPMSGLEKRLKRLFRKARKQPSDKAIHLISFSITLLGVVLVLVLALTLLIPELVQSFHSLYLQIEANIPRWTAYLSAQNADTGWLMSWLEGINWEQLLHKITAGIDTVLINAVSAVSATVNIAVTASFALIISIYMSLGSESLCRHARTLVCAYLKPNHAAGLLKFCRAFRQSFANFLTGQCSEAVILGVLMTLAFSVFRIPYGSLVGMLTAICAIIPYVGALISCVVSVFLVLLVDPVLAVRCLIVYLAVQFIENQFIYPRVVGKSVGLSPLYTLVAAMIGGKLFGIIGIIFFIPLTAVILELVKEDACRRLRTKEEQQ encoded by the coding sequence ATGGAACCAAAAACCAAACAATATCTGCTCGTAACTGTTGTGGGCGTAACGCTTTTTGTTGCTCTGCTGCGGCTTTCCACCGTTCTGGCCTTTGCGGCAGAACTTGTGGATCTGGTCCTGCCCATTCTGGCAGGCGGCATTCTGGCACTTTTTATCAACGTGCCCATGAGTGGGCTGGAAAAGCGGCTGAAACGTCTGTTCCGCAAGGCCAGAAAGCAGCCGTCGGATAAAGCCATCCACCTTATCAGCTTTTCCATCACGCTGCTGGGCGTTGTGCTGGTGCTGGTGCTGGCTCTCACTCTGCTGATCCCGGAGCTTGTGCAGTCCTTCCACAGTCTCTATCTGCAGATCGAGGCAAACATTCCCCGCTGGACCGCCTATCTGAGTGCGCAGAATGCCGACACAGGCTGGCTGATGAGCTGGCTGGAAGGCATCAACTGGGAGCAGCTGCTGCACAAGATCACTGCCGGCATCGATACCGTGCTGATCAATGCGGTAAGCGCCGTATCTGCCACGGTGAACATTGCGGTGACAGCCTCCTTTGCCCTGATCATCTCCATCTATATGTCCCTTGGCTCGGAAAGTCTCTGCCGACACGCCCGCACGCTGGTGTGCGCCTATCTGAAGCCAAACCACGCCGCCGGGCTGCTGAAGTTCTGCAGAGCGTTCCGCCAGTCTTTTGCAAACTTTCTTACCGGACAATGCAGCGAGGCAGTGATCCTCGGCGTCCTCATGACCCTTGCGTTTTCCGTTTTCCGGATCCCCTACGGCAGTCTTGTGGGAATGCTGACCGCCATCTGCGCCATCATCCCCTACGTCGGCGCGCTGATCTCCTGCGTGGTCAGCGTGTTCCTTGTGCTTTTGGTAGACCCTGTGCTGGCGGTGCGCTGCCTCATCGTTTATCTTGCCGTGCAGTTCATTGAAAATCAGTTCATCTATCCCCGCGTGGTGGGCAAGTCCGTGGGGCTTTCTCCCCTTTACACCCTTGTTGCCGCCATGATCGGCGGAAAGCTCTTTGGCATCATCGGCATCATCTTCTTCATCCCCCTGACTGCGGTGATCCTCGAGCTTGTGAAGGAGGACGCCTGCCGCCGCCTGCGTACAAAGGAAGAGCAACAATAA
- the ybaK gene encoding Cys-tRNA(Pro) deacylase → MGKEAKTNAMRILEREKVPYTAHEYAHEEGVAVDGVTVAASMGEDPACVYKTLVTQGASKNYFVFVIPVAAELDLKAAARSVGEKSVAMIHVADINKVTGYVRGGCSPVGMKKQYKTVFDESVLTQQKVYVSGGRIGTQVCCAPADLIRAARAATAKIIF, encoded by the coding sequence ATGGGAAAAGAAGCAAAAACCAATGCCATGCGCATTCTGGAACGTGAAAAGGTACCCTACACCGCCCACGAGTACGCCCACGAAGAGGGCGTGGCTGTGGACGGCGTGACCGTGGCAGCCAGCATGGGCGAGGACCCGGCATGCGTGTACAAAACGCTGGTAACGCAGGGAGCCAGCAAAAACTATTTCGTCTTCGTCATTCCGGTGGCAGCGGAGCTGGATCTGAAGGCCGCCGCCCGCAGCGTGGGCGAAAAGAGCGTGGCGATGATCCATGTGGCCGATATCAACAAGGTCACCGGCTATGTGCGCGGCGGCTGCAGCCCGGTGGGCATGAAAAAACAGTACAAGACCGTGTTTGACGAGAGCGTGCTGACACAGCAAAAGGTATATGTCTCCGGTGGCCGCATCGGCACACAGGTGTGCTGTGCCCCGGCAGACCTTATCCGCGCAGCACGGGCAGCAACTGCAAAGATCATCTTCTGA
- the purF gene encoding amidophosphoribosyltransferase: MSDFSYPLHEECGVFGIYDRAGTEDVAAAAYSALYALQHRGQESCGIAVNDDGVIVGHRDLGLVNEVFTPAVLAGLANPNAHMATGHVRYATAGSRVRANAQPMIVRHGRGTMALCHNGNLTNAIELRRQLENEGAIFHGSSDTEVICYLVTRNRLRMGSIETAISKTMDVLEGAYSLVIMSATKLIAVRDPRGYRPLCIGTLPGGGYVFASESCALDAAGATLLRDVEPGEIVVADAKTGELRSIKDHCGRPDTQMCVFEFIYFSRPDSIIEGSSVHEARKQAGRFLAQEHPVQADVVIGVPDSGLDAALGYSQESGIPYGIGFIKNKYIGRTFIQGSQKQRENSVRIKLNVVSSTVKGKRVVLVDDSIVRGTTSARIIKLLRDAGATEVHFMVSAPPFKYPCYFGTDIPDQKLLVATGRTVEQINEIIGADTLGYLSTEHVVQLAKNAKCGFCTACFTGEYAVRPDEVLSTDIHERHLNDRPKDEKKLGE, encoded by the coding sequence ATGTCTGATTTTTCATATCCACTGCACGAAGAATGCGGTGTTTTCGGCATCTATGACCGTGCCGGTACCGAGGATGTGGCCGCTGCCGCCTACTCGGCCCTGTATGCTCTGCAGCACCGTGGTCAGGAGAGTTGCGGCATCGCTGTGAACGATGACGGCGTCATTGTCGGCCACCGCGACCTCGGCCTTGTGAACGAGGTGTTCACCCCGGCAGTGCTGGCAGGTCTGGCAAACCCCAATGCGCACATGGCTACCGGTCATGTGCGTTACGCCACGGCAGGCAGCCGTGTGCGGGCCAATGCACAGCCCATGATCGTCCGGCACGGCCGCGGTACCATGGCCCTGTGCCACAACGGCAACCTGACCAATGCCATTGAACTGCGCCGCCAGCTGGAAAACGAGGGTGCCATCTTCCACGGTTCCTCGGACACCGAGGTCATCTGCTACCTCGTCACCCGCAACCGCCTGCGCATGGGCAGCATCGAGACCGCCATCAGCAAGACGATGGATGTGCTGGAGGGTGCCTACAGTCTGGTGATCATGTCGGCCACCAAGCTCATTGCAGTGCGCGACCCCCGCGGCTACCGGCCCCTGTGCATCGGCACCCTGCCCGGCGGCGGCTATGTGTTTGCCAGCGAGAGCTGTGCACTGGACGCTGCCGGTGCCACCCTGCTGCGGGACGTGGAGCCCGGCGAGATCGTGGTGGCAGACGCAAAAACCGGCGAGCTGCGCAGCATCAAGGATCATTGCGGCCGACCGGACACCCAGATGTGCGTGTTCGAGTTCATCTATTTCTCCCGCCCGGACAGCATCATCGAGGGCAGCTCGGTGCACGAGGCCCGCAAGCAGGCAGGCCGCTTCCTGGCGCAGGAGCACCCGGTGCAGGCCGATGTGGTCATCGGTGTGCCGGATTCCGGTCTGGATGCAGCGCTCGGCTACTCGCAGGAGAGCGGCATCCCCTATGGCATCGGCTTTATCAAGAACAAATACATTGGCCGCACCTTCATTCAGGGCAGCCAGAAGCAGCGCGAGAACAGCGTGCGCATCAAGCTGAACGTCGTTTCCAGCACGGTCAAGGGCAAGCGGGTGGTGCTGGTGGATGACTCCATCGTGCGCGGCACCACCTCTGCCCGCATCATCAAGCTGCTGCGGGACGCCGGTGCCACCGAGGTGCACTTTATGGTGTCGGCCCCGCCGTTCAAGTACCCCTGCTACTTCGGCACCGATATCCCGGACCAGAAGCTGCTGGTGGCCACGGGCCGCACCGTGGAACAGATCAATGAGATCATCGGGGCCGATACACTGGGCTATCTGTCCACCGAGCATGTGGTACAGCTGGCCAAAAATGCAAAATGCGGATTCTGCACCGCCTGCTTTACCGGCGAATACGCCGTAAGGCCGGACGAGGTGCTTTCCACCGATATTCACGAACGCCACCTGAACGACCGTCCCAAGGACGAGAAAAAATTAGGAGAGTAA
- the purN gene encoding phosphoribosylglycinamide formyltransferase yields the protein MLNIAVLVSGGGTNLQALLDSEARGENPNGRITLVVASKPGVYALERAAKAGVEGCVVRRKDYENSGDFDAALLKTLKDHNIDLVVLAGFLSVLGPSVIEAYPRRILNVHPALIPSFCGPGMYGLRPHEAALARGCKVTGATVHFVNEECDGGPILLQKAVDILPGDTPEVLQKRVMEQAEWKLLPKAVAMICNGEVE from the coding sequence GTGCTGAACATTGCAGTTTTAGTCTCCGGCGGCGGCACCAACCTGCAGGCTCTGCTGGACAGCGAAGCCCGGGGCGAGAACCCCAACGGCAGGATCACCCTCGTGGTGGCCTCCAAGCCCGGTGTCTATGCGCTGGAACGGGCTGCAAAGGCCGGTGTGGAAGGCTGCGTGGTGCGCCGCAAGGATTACGAAAACAGTGGGGATTTCGACGCGGCTCTGCTGAAAACGTTGAAAGACCATAACATCGATCTGGTGGTGCTGGCAGGTTTTCTGTCCGTGCTGGGGCCCAGTGTCATTGAAGCGTATCCCCGCCGCATCCTGAATGTGCACCCGGCGCTCATCCCGTCTTTCTGCGGGCCCGGCATGTACGGCCTGCGTCCGCATGAGGCGGCGCTGGCCCGGGGCTGCAAGGTGACCGGTGCCACCGTCCACTTCGTGAACGAAGAGTGCGACGGCGGGCCCATCCTGCTGCAGAAGGCCGTGGACATCCTGCCCGGCGACACCCCCGAGGTGCTGCAGAAGCGTGTGATGGAGCAGGCCGAATGGAAGCTGCTGCCCAAGGCGGTGGCTATGATCTGTAACGGTGAAGTGGAGTAA
- a CDS encoding threonine/serine exporter family protein translates to MGEAEVSRFLCILIKMGEALQNSGAEVFRVEDTLNRIAAAYGAQEVNVFVITSSIVVTLTMPQLPPQTQTRRLRHASGNDLLMLEELNALSRRICAAPPSVEEFQRQLDAILAKRADPRLRLAGSVLAASSFAVFFGGSLWDGLLAGVIAVLVFWMERCLAPFCMNGVEFQFIASFCCGISTLLFCRIGPQLHADKILIGIIMLLIPGIMLTNSIRDILLGDIISGSLRLVEAILMAAVLALGMMAAIWLMGGIA, encoded by the coding sequence ATGGGAGAAGCAGAAGTCAGCCGCTTTCTCTGCATTCTGATCAAAATGGGAGAAGCACTGCAGAACAGCGGGGCCGAGGTTTTCCGCGTAGAAGATACCTTGAACCGCATCGCAGCCGCATACGGCGCGCAGGAGGTCAATGTGTTCGTCATCACATCCAGCATCGTTGTCACCCTGACAATGCCGCAGCTCCCGCCGCAGACCCAGACACGCCGTCTGCGCCATGCGTCCGGGAACGATCTGCTCATGCTGGAAGAGCTCAATGCACTCAGTCGCCGGATCTGCGCGGCACCGCCCTCTGTGGAGGAATTTCAAAGGCAGCTGGACGCCATCCTTGCCAAGCGTGCAGACCCCCGGCTCCGGCTGGCGGGCAGCGTGCTGGCCGCTTCCAGCTTTGCCGTGTTCTTTGGGGGCAGCCTGTGGGACGGCCTGCTGGCCGGCGTCATTGCAGTGCTGGTCTTCTGGATGGAGCGCTGCCTTGCACCGTTCTGCATGAACGGCGTGGAATTTCAGTTCATCGCCTCATTTTGCTGCGGCATTTCCACCCTGCTGTTCTGCCGCATCGGGCCGCAGCTCCACGCAGACAAGATCCTCATTGGCATCATCATGCTGCTGATCCCCGGCATCATGCTGACAAATTCCATCCGGGATATCCTGCTTGGCGATATCATTTCCGGCTCTCTGCGGCTGGTGGAGGCCATTCTGATGGCCGCAGTCCTTGCACTGGGCATGATGGCGGCCATCTGGCTGATGGGAGGGATCGCATGA
- the aroF gene encoding 3-deoxy-7-phosphoheptulonate synthase, with amino-acid sequence MIIVLKQDAPEVQVREFCHELQDMGLQINDSKGSESHILGLIGDTKAVAESWVLANPVVETCRRVTEPYKKANRKFHPDDSVIDVDGVKIGGGNFAVIAGPCSIESEEQITYCAQRVKAAGASLLRGGAFKPRTSPYSFQGMRSEGLDLLKLARRATGSPIVTEIMNTEHLPLFENVDLIQVGARNMQNFELLKAVGRQKKPVLLKRGLANTLEEFVMSAEYIMAEGNENVILCERGIRTFETSMRNTLDLAGVVMLHKMTHLPVVVDPSHACGHAWMVPELAKAAVAAGADGLMIEVHNNPAKAKCDGAQSLTPDQFDELMQFVSKEVEFFGKKMN; translated from the coding sequence ATGATCATCGTATTGAAACAGGATGCACCCGAAGTACAGGTACGCGAATTCTGCCACGAACTGCAGGATATGGGCCTGCAGATCAACGACTCCAAGGGCAGTGAGAGCCACATTCTGGGCCTGATCGGCGACACCAAGGCCGTGGCCGAAAGCTGGGTGCTGGCAAACCCGGTGGTGGAGACCTGCCGCCGGGTGACGGAGCCCTACAAAAAGGCCAACCGCAAGTTCCATCCGGATGACAGCGTCATCGATGTGGACGGCGTCAAGATCGGCGGCGGAAACTTTGCGGTCATTGCAGGCCCCTGCAGCATCGAGAGCGAGGAGCAGATCACCTACTGTGCACAGCGGGTCAAGGCCGCCGGTGCTTCCCTGCTGCGCGGCGGCGCGTTCAAGCCCCGCACCTCTCCGTACTCCTTCCAGGGAATGCGCAGCGAGGGTCTGGACCTGCTCAAGCTGGCACGCCGTGCCACCGGCTCCCCCATCGTCACCGAGATCATGAACACCGAGCACCTGCCGCTGTTCGAGAATGTGGACCTCATTCAGGTGGGTGCCCGCAACATGCAGAACTTTGAGCTGCTCAAGGCCGTCGGCCGCCAGAAAAAGCCGGTGCTGCTCAAGCGCGGCCTTGCCAACACGCTGGAAGAGTTCGTGATGAGCGCCGAGTACATCATGGCCGAAGGCAACGAGAACGTTATCCTCTGCGAGCGCGGCATCCGCACCTTTGAGACCAGCATGCGCAACACCCTCGACCTTGCCGGTGTGGTGATGCTGCACAAGATGACCCACCTGCCCGTTGTCGTGGACCCCAGCCACGCCTGCGGCCATGCATGGATGGTGCCGGAGCTGGCAAAGGCTGCCGTCGCCGCCGGTGCCGACGGCCTGATGATCGAGGTGCACAACAACCCCGCCAAGGCCAAGTGCGACGGTGCCCAGAGCCTGACCCCGGATCAGTTCGACGAACTGATGCAGTTCGTGAGCAAAGAGGTGGAGTTCTTCGGCAAGAAGATGAACTGA
- a CDS encoding phosphoribosylaminoimidazolecarboxamide formyltransferase translates to MNELALKYGCNPNQKPSRIYMEDGSDLPVTVLNGKPGYINFLDALNSIQLVKELKAACGLPAAASFKHVSPAGAALGLPLTDVERKMYHIAPDMELSPLANAYARARGADRMSSFGDWIALSDICDVPTAKLIQHEVSDGIIAPGYEPEALAILSGKKKGNYNVVAIDPAYKPAPIEHKQVYGITFEQGRNELVINADTMLNNWVTENKDVTEEQKRDLVIALITLKYTQSNSVCYTYHGQTIGVGAGQQSRIHCTRLAGQKADNWQLRHMDKVLNLPFRDDVAKPNRDNAIDVYIGDTPEDVIGDDVWAETFTEQPAPLTAEEKKAYLSKVTGVCLGSDAFFPFGDNIERARRSGVTAIVQPGGSIRDQQVIDTCNKYGIAMAFCGLRLFHH, encoded by the coding sequence ATGAACGAACTGGCACTGAAGTACGGCTGCAACCCCAACCAGAAGCCCAGCCGCATTTATATGGAAGATGGTTCTGACCTGCCGGTGACCGTGCTGAACGGCAAGCCCGGCTACATCAATTTTCTGGATGCCCTCAACTCCATCCAGCTGGTCAAGGAGCTGAAAGCTGCCTGCGGTCTGCCCGCAGCAGCTTCCTTCAAGCATGTTTCCCCGGCGGGCGCGGCTCTGGGCCTGCCGCTCACCGATGTGGAGCGCAAAATGTACCACATTGCCCCGGATATGGAGCTGTCTCCGCTGGCAAATGCCTACGCCCGTGCACGCGGTGCCGACCGCATGTCCTCCTTTGGCGACTGGATCGCCCTGTCCGACATCTGCGATGTGCCCACCGCAAAGCTGATCCAGCACGAGGTGTCCGACGGCATCATCGCCCCGGGCTACGAGCCGGAGGCACTGGCCATCCTGTCCGGCAAGAAGAAGGGTAACTACAACGTGGTTGCTATCGACCCCGCCTACAAGCCCGCTCCCATCGAGCACAAGCAGGTGTACGGTATCACCTTTGAGCAGGGCCGCAACGAGCTGGTCATCAACGCCGACACCATGCTGAACAACTGGGTCACCGAGAACAAGGACGTGACCGAGGAGCAGAAGCGTGATTTGGTCATTGCCCTCATCACCCTGAAGTACACCCAGTCCAACAGCGTGTGCTACACCTATCATGGTCAGACCATCGGTGTGGGCGCAGGCCAGCAGAGCCGCATCCACTGCACCCGTCTGGCAGGCCAGAAGGCCGACAACTGGCAGCTGCGCCACATGGACAAGGTACTCAACCTGCCCTTCCGCGATGATGTGGCAAAGCCCAACCGTGACAACGCCATTGATGTTTATATCGGCGATACCCCGGAAGATGTCATCGGTGATGACGTCTGGGCAGAGACCTTCACCGAGCAGCCCGCGCCTTTGACCGCAGAGGAAAAGAAGGCATATCTCAGCAAGGTGACCGGTGTGTGCCTTGGCTCGGATGCATTCTTCCCCTTCGGCGACAACATCGAGCGCGCCCGCCGCTCCGGCGTCACTGCCATCGTGCAGCCCGGCGGTTCCATCCGTGACCAGCAGGTCATCGACACCTGCAACAAGTACGGCATCGCAATGGCCTTCTGCGGCCTGCGGCTGTTCCATCACTAA
- a CDS encoding IMP cyclohydrolase produces MEKINLNEYLASNEYPGRGIAVAMAPDGRQMFIGYFIMGRSENSRNRVFDPVPERGGICTIAADPAKLEDPSLIIYNPVLTLGKTHIVTNGDQTDTIYDLMSQGKSFADALRTRTFEPDGPNYTPRISAVVYADGSYQMSILKSADGNGDSVQRYFFDYPQPVAGEGHFISTYKHNGNPIPSFEGEPLRFACPRTIGDFAHDLWNSLNLDNKVSLFARVIDLETGESGDMIFNKYDPVCSDLDDPEEPELLPEELELLKKLDAEEE; encoded by the coding sequence ATGGAAAAGATCAACCTGAACGAGTATCTGGCATCCAACGAGTACCCCGGCCGCGGCATTGCTGTGGCAATGGCTCCGGATGGCCGACAGATGTTCATTGGCTACTTTATCATGGGCCGCAGCGAGAACAGCCGCAACCGCGTGTTTGACCCCGTGCCCGAGCGCGGCGGTATCTGCACCATCGCAGCGGACCCCGCAAAGCTGGAGGATCCCAGCCTGATCATTTACAATCCGGTGCTGACGCTGGGCAAGACCCATATCGTGACCAACGGCGACCAGACCGATACCATCTATGACCTGATGAGTCAGGGCAAGAGCTTTGCCGATGCCCTGCGCACCCGCACCTTTGAGCCGGACGGCCCCAACTACACCCCCCGCATCTCCGCTGTGGTGTACGCCGACGGCAGCTACCAGATGAGCATTCTCAAGTCTGCGGACGGCAATGGCGACAGCGTGCAGCGCTATTTCTTTGATTACCCCCAGCCCGTTGCAGGCGAAGGCCATTTCATCAGCACCTACAAGCACAACGGAAATCCCATCCCCAGCTTTGAGGGTGAGCCGCTGCGCTTTGCCTGCCCTCGCACCATCGGCGATTTTGCCCACGATCTGTGGAACAGCCTGAATCTGGACAACAAGGTGAGCCTGTTTGCCCGGGTCATCGATCTGGAAACCGGCGAGAGCGGCGATATGATCTTTAATAAATATGACCCGGTGTGCAGCGATCTGGACGACCCCGAGGAGCCGGAGTTGCTGCCCGAGGAGCTGGAACTGCTCAAAAAGCTTGACGCTGAGGAAGAATAA
- the purE gene encoding 5-(carboxyamino)imidazole ribonucleotide mutase, with product MVRKVAVIMGSDSDWPVVKGACAQLKALEIPFEAHILSAHRTPAEAAEFAKNARAKGFGVILCAAGMAAHLAGAFAANTTLPVIGIPMKGGAMDGLDALLATVQMPSGIPVATVALNGAKNAAWLAAEILALSDDALAEKLAAERTAMAAQIAAKEEKLQNELNEL from the coding sequence ATGGTTCGTAAAGTGGCTGTGATCATGGGTTCAGACAGTGACTGGCCGGTGGTGAAGGGAGCCTGCGCTCAGCTCAAGGCGCTGGAGATCCCGTTTGAGGCCCACATCCTTTCGGCGCACCGCACTCCTGCCGAGGCGGCAGAGTTTGCAAAGAACGCCCGCGCCAAGGGCTTTGGTGTGATCCTGTGTGCGGCAGGCATGGCGGCCCATCTGGCCGGTGCCTTTGCGGCCAACACCACCCTGCCGGTGATCGGCATTCCCATGAAGGGCGGTGCCATGGATGGTCTGGATGCACTGCTTGCCACGGTCCAGATGCCCAGCGGTATCCCGGTGGCAACGGTGGCCCTGAACGGTGCCAAGAACGCCGCATGGCTGGCAGCGGAAATTCTGGCTTTGAGCGATGACGCTCTGGCCGAAAAGCTGGCTGCAGAGCGAACCGCCATGGCTGCACAGATCGCCGCCAAAGAGGAAAAACTGCAGAACGAACTGAACGAGCTGTAA
- the purM gene encoding phosphoribosylformylglycinamidine cyclo-ligase yields the protein MEKSYSESYAAAGVDITAGYRSVELMKQYVARTMNEHCIGGLGGFGGLFELDCTGYKHPVLISGTDGVGTKLKIAMIMDRHDTIGIDCVAMCVNDVICAGAKPLVFLDYIACGRNIPEKIAEIVKGVAEGCVQADCSLVGGETAEHPGMMPEEEYDLAGFTVGVVDKEKILSNETMAAGDVIIALPSTGVHSNGFSLVRKIFDIDANPDVLHTKPEELGGKTLGEALLAPTKIYVKPVLKVLEEVDVKGISHITGGGFYENIPRSLKKGCCARINKADVRTPALFQLMQKAGSISEHDMFNTFNMGVGMVLTVPAEQADKALEILHANGEPEAYRLGVIAEGEGVELC from the coding sequence ATGGAAAAGAGCTATTCTGAAAGCTACGCAGCCGCCGGTGTGGACATCACCGCAGGCTACCGCTCCGTTGAACTGATGAAGCAGTATGTGGCCCGTACCATGAACGAGCATTGCATCGGAGGCTTGGGCGGCTTTGGTGGTCTGTTCGAGCTGGACTGCACCGGTTATAAGCACCCGGTGCTGATCTCCGGCACCGATGGCGTGGGCACCAAGCTGAAGATCGCCATGATCATGGACAGGCACGATACCATCGGCATCGACTGCGTGGCCATGTGCGTCAACGATGTGATCTGCGCCGGTGCAAAGCCGCTGGTGTTCCTGGATTACATCGCCTGCGGCCGCAACATTCCCGAGAAGATTGCCGAGATCGTCAAGGGCGTGGCCGAGGGCTGCGTGCAGGCCGACTGCTCTCTGGTGGGCGGCGAGACTGCCGAGCACCCGGGCATGATGCCGGAGGAAGAGTACGATCTGGCCGGCTTCACCGTGGGCGTTGTGGATAAGGAAAAGATCCTGAGCAACGAGACCATGGCAGCCGGTGATGTGATCATCGCCCTGCCTTCCACCGGTGTGCACTCCAACGGCTTCTCGCTGGTGCGCAAGATCTTTGACATTGACGCAAACCCCGATGTGCTGCACACCAAGCCGGAAGAGCTGGGCGGCAAGACCCTCGGCGAGGCCCTGCTGGCCCCCACCAAGATCTACGTAAAGCCTGTGCTGAAGGTGCTGGAAGAGGTGGATGTGAAGGGCATTTCCCACATCACCGGCGGCGGCTTCTATGAGAACATCCCCCGCAGCCTGAAAAAGGGCTGCTGCGCACGCATCAACAAGGCGGATGTCCGTACCCCGGCGCTGTTCCAGCTGATGCAGAAGGCCGGCAGCATCTCCGAGCATGACATGTTCAACACCTTCAACATGGGCGTGGGCATGGTGCTCACCGTCCCCGCAGAGCAGGCCGACAAGGCGCTGGAGATCCTGCACGCAAACGGCGAGCCGGAAGCTTACCGTCTGGGCGTCATTGCAGAAGGTGAGGGCGTGGAGCTGTGCTGA